A genome region from Hymenobacter tibetensis includes the following:
- a CDS encoding metal-dependent hydrolase family protein: MKTLVLSALALALHLPTAQAQKTYLHCGRLLDMRQERAQTEMTVVVEKGRVVAVQKGYQNGGATDKTIDLKNRTVLPGLIDCHVHLEGETSKDNQLKTFTENPADLAFNALDHARKTLLAGFTTVRDLGGSVSVALRNAVNRGQVVGPRIFTAGKIISGTGGHGDPTNGYRLNLMGTPGPADGVINGPDQGRQAVREQYKRGADLIKIASTGGVLSVAKDGSAPQMTEEEIRAIVETAHDLGLRVACHAHGAEGMKRAIRAGVNSIEHGTLMDDETMRLMVKNGTWYVPTITAGKSVADSAKIPNYYPPLVTPKALAIGPKLQATFGRAYKAKVKIAFGTDAAVFRHGVNALEFQYMVEAGMPAYEALRSATVSAAELLDQTANLGTLEPGKFADVVAVDGDPTQDIKVMQRVRFVMKQGVVYRQE, translated from the coding sequence CTGAAAACACTTGTACTCTCTGCTTTAGCGCTTGCCTTGCATCTGCCCACTGCACAGGCCCAGAAAACTTACTTGCATTGCGGCCGGCTCTTGGATATGCGCCAAGAGCGCGCGCAAACTGAAATGACGGTAGTGGTGGAAAAAGGCCGCGTGGTAGCCGTCCAGAAGGGCTACCAGAACGGCGGTGCTACCGACAAAACCATCGACCTGAAAAATCGCACCGTGCTGCCCGGCCTCATCGACTGCCACGTTCACCTGGAAGGCGAAACCAGCAAGGACAACCAACTCAAAACATTTACCGAAAATCCGGCCGATCTGGCATTCAATGCCCTCGACCATGCCCGCAAAACCTTACTCGCGGGCTTCACTACGGTGCGCGACCTAGGCGGCTCCGTAAGCGTAGCCTTACGTAACGCCGTCAACCGGGGGCAAGTGGTGGGGCCGCGCATCTTCACAGCCGGCAAAATCATATCGGGCACCGGGGGGCATGGCGACCCTACCAATGGCTACCGCCTGAACCTGATGGGCACCCCTGGCCCTGCCGACGGCGTGATAAACGGCCCCGACCAAGGCCGTCAAGCCGTGCGCGAACAATACAAGCGCGGCGCCGACCTGATTAAGATTGCCAGTACGGGCGGCGTGCTAAGTGTGGCCAAAGATGGCTCGGCACCTCAGATGACCGAAGAGGAAATACGGGCCATTGTGGAAACCGCCCACGACTTAGGCTTGCGTGTGGCCTGTCACGCGCACGGCGCCGAGGGGATGAAGCGCGCTATTCGGGCAGGGGTAAACAGCATCGAGCACGGTACTCTAATGGACGACGAAACCATGCGGCTGATGGTAAAAAACGGCACGTGGTATGTGCCCACCATCACGGCCGGCAAGTCGGTAGCCGATTCGGCCAAGATTCCGAACTACTATCCGCCCCTGGTGACACCCAAAGCTCTAGCCATCGGGCCCAAGCTACAGGCTACGTTTGGGCGGGCGTACAAGGCCAAGGTGAAAATAGCCTTCGGGACGGATGCGGCGGTGTTCCGGCACGGGGTCAATGCCCTAGAGTTTCAGTACATGGTGGAAGCCGGCATGCCCGCTTACGAGGCCTTGCGAAGCGCTACCGTATCGGCAGCCGAACTGCTCGACCAAACCGCCAACCTCGGCACGCTGGAACCCGGTAAGTTTGCTGATGTGGTAGCCGTGGACGGCGACCCAACCCAAGATATCAAAGTGATGCAGCGCGTACGGTTTGTTATGAAGCAGGGAGTGGTGTATCGGCAAGAGTAG
- a CDS encoding acyl-CoA-binding protein — MATPEEFEAAAARSKELPTKPSNAVLLQLYSLYKQASEGDVTGERPGGFDFKAIAKYDAWSSLKGKSADEARQEYVDLVTSLF, encoded by the coding sequence ATGGCCACTCCCGAAGAATTTGAAGCTGCCGCCGCTCGCAGCAAAGAACTACCTACTAAACCATCTAATGCCGTACTCCTTCAGCTGTATTCACTCTACAAGCAGGCCTCCGAAGGCGACGTTACGGGCGAGCGTCCTGGTGGCTTCGACTTCAAAGCCATTGCCAAGTACGATGCCTGGAGCAGCCTCAAAGGCAAAAGCGCCGACGAAGCCCGTCAGGAGTACGTAGACCTTGTGACTTCTTTGTTTTAA
- a CDS encoding CDGSH iron-sulfur domain-containing protein, with translation MATKLTVLSNGSLRVEGTDIELVDAQGQPYGLGGRERISICRCGLSNQKPFCDGSHKGHFEHAAVAFDLPAPKPATPPVTPPISPDLGATPQ, from the coding sequence ATGGCCACCAAACTCACCGTCCTTAGCAATGGCTCCCTCCGCGTGGAGGGTACTGATATCGAACTTGTTGATGCCCAAGGCCAGCCGTATGGCTTGGGTGGCCGCGAGCGAATCAGCATCTGCCGCTGCGGCCTCTCCAACCAGAAACCGTTCTGCGACGGCTCGCACAAAGGCCATTTCGAGCACGCGGCCGTAGCCTTTGATCTGCCGGCGCCCAAGCCTGCTACGCCGCCCGTAACACCACCCATCAGCCCCGACTTGGGCGCCACGCCTCAGTAG
- a CDS encoding GNAT family N-acetyltransferase codes for MSAFVPAAITIRPAALADIPTIIELAEATWEPTYRFIISKEQIDYMYRVIYTPASLQRQMTADQHTFLLLYTEDQPAGFASFSQLPVEGNIFKLQKIYVLPSHQGQGLGQHLIAAVEEASRAAGGHALELNVNRHNPALAFYERQGFSRNREEDIPIGPFWMNDYIMRKELR; via the coding sequence ATGTCTGCTTTTGTTCCCGCTGCTATTACCATCCGTCCCGCCGCTCTGGCCGACATTCCCACCATCATCGAGTTGGCCGAAGCCACTTGGGAACCCACATATCGGTTTATCATCTCGAAAGAGCAAATCGATTACATGTACCGGGTCATCTACACGCCCGCTTCGCTGCAACGCCAGATGACTGCCGACCAGCACACCTTTCTGTTGCTCTACACCGAAGACCAGCCGGCTGGCTTTGCGTCGTTTTCGCAACTGCCCGTTGAGGGCAATATTTTCAAGCTACAGAAGATCTACGTGTTGCCTTCGCACCAAGGGCAGGGGTTAGGCCAACATCTTATAGCAGCCGTAGAAGAAGCTAGCCGCGCGGCGGGAGGGCACGCCTTGGAGCTGAACGTGAACCGCCACAACCCGGCATTAGCTTTTTACGAGCGCCAGGGATTCAGCCGAAACCGGGAAGAAGATATTCCGATTGGCCCCTTCTGGATGAACGACTACATCATGCGTAAAGAACTCCGGTAG
- a CDS encoding deoxynucleoside kinase, producing MHIAIVGNIGAGKTTLANKLAHHFNWEVFLEDVDHNPYLKDFYDDMPRWAFHLQVYFLNSRFKQTQRIKEIQRAGKGVIQDRTIYEDAHIFAANLHESSLMTERDYQNYMGLFESMINMVSPPDLLLYLRADLPRLIHQIQKRNRDYENNIKIEYLKNLNGHYEQWISGYKHGKLLIVDVNHLDYVQNPEDLGSIIERINSTLFGLF from the coding sequence ATGCACATTGCCATCGTCGGCAACATTGGAGCCGGTAAAACCACGCTGGCTAACAAGTTAGCCCATCATTTCAACTGGGAGGTCTTCCTCGAAGACGTTGATCATAACCCCTACCTCAAGGATTTCTATGATGATATGCCCCGTTGGGCTTTTCACTTACAGGTGTATTTCCTGAATAGCCGTTTCAAGCAAACGCAGCGCATCAAAGAAATACAGCGCGCGGGCAAAGGTGTTATTCAGGACCGCACTATCTACGAGGATGCCCACATCTTCGCGGCCAATCTGCATGAGTCGAGCCTGATGACGGAACGGGACTACCAGAACTACATGGGCTTGTTTGAGTCGATGATCAACATGGTGAGCCCGCCCGATTTGCTGCTTTATCTGCGGGCCGACTTGCCCCGTCTTATTCACCAGATTCAGAAGCGCAACCGCGACTACGAAAACAACATTAAGATCGAATACCTCAAAAACCTGAACGGGCACTACGAGCAGTGGATCAGCGGCTACAAGCATGGCAAGCTCCTTATCGTGGACGTAAACCACCTCGACTACGTGCAAAACCCCGAGGACCTCGGAAGCATTATTGAGCGAATTAATAGCACCCTCTTCGGCTTGTTCTAG
- a CDS encoding DUF2461 domain-containing protein, giving the protein MERAFLLDFLRNLAANNHKAWMDEHRADYHRARAIYTALVAEVLAGLQQFEPELRGLTPTDVMFRINKNDRSQRDPEPYKRRMGAGMKRGGRHAACAGYFMAVQPEGHTWMGAGIWKPDTANLTRVRQEIHYNGAEFHALREAPKLHHHFPAGLQGERLQRPPRGYGQHTPDLEWLRLKEFTVAQTFSDSDVLRSDFAARVVTGLRAAQPLVQFLNQALLEG; this is encoded by the coding sequence ATGGAACGTGCTTTTCTGCTTGACTTTCTGCGCAACCTGGCCGCCAACAACCACAAAGCCTGGATGGACGAGCACCGAGCAGATTACCACCGGGCGCGGGCAATTTACACGGCGCTGGTAGCAGAGGTGCTAGCCGGGCTGCAGCAGTTCGAGCCGGAGTTGCGGGGCCTCACCCCTACCGATGTCATGTTCCGCATCAACAAGAACGACCGGTCGCAGCGCGACCCGGAGCCGTACAAGCGGCGTATGGGTGCAGGAATGAAGCGTGGGGGTCGACACGCTGCGTGTGCGGGGTACTTCATGGCGGTTCAGCCCGAAGGCCATACCTGGATGGGGGCTGGTATCTGGAAACCGGATACCGCCAACTTGACCCGGGTGCGCCAAGAAATTCACTACAACGGGGCCGAGTTTCACGCCCTGCGCGAGGCCCCAAAGTTGCACCATCACTTCCCCGCTGGCCTGCAGGGCGAGCGGCTGCAACGCCCGCCCCGCGGCTACGGCCAGCACACCCCCGATCTGGAATGGCTGCGCCTCAAAGAATTCACGGTGGCGCAAACCTTCTCCGACAGCGACGTGCTGCGTTCTGATTTTGCAGCCCGCGTAGTAACGGGTTTGCGGGCGGCGCAGCCCCTCGTCCAGTTTCTCAACCAAGCCTTACTCGAGGGGTAA
- a CDS encoding MOSC domain-containing protein, with amino-acid sequence MTASLTLQDLYIYPIKSLGGIRLSESTTERRGLRHDRRWLLVDERNQFLTQRQNPAMALLRLAPAYNGFLLTHAQRPDLLPLYIPFEATPERTLFVTIWDDMVFAWRGTPEADEWLTEALGKVCRLVYMSDMVRRDVEPELNPEGQLLSFADEYPFLLIGQSSLDDLNGRLTESVLMDRFRPNLVVSGGPAFGEDTWEQFQIGDVTFRAVRACGRCVMTTVNQQTALKSAHGEPLRTLASYRTIGGKVMFGQNLTVSGRGQLRVGDTVELLSVKP; translated from the coding sequence ATGACTGCCTCCTTGACTCTGCAAGACCTCTATATCTACCCTATCAAGTCGCTGGGCGGCATCCGGCTCAGTGAGAGTACCACCGAGCGGCGCGGCCTTCGCCACGACCGACGCTGGCTGCTCGTTGATGAACGCAACCAGTTCCTGACGCAGCGCCAAAACCCGGCCATGGCGTTGCTGCGTTTGGCACCAGCTTACAACGGCTTTCTCCTAACTCACGCTCAACGGCCCGATTTGCTGCCGCTTTACATTCCGTTTGAAGCCACCCCGGAACGGACACTGTTTGTTACCATCTGGGACGACATGGTGTTTGCGTGGCGAGGAACTCCCGAAGCCGATGAATGGCTAACGGAAGCCCTAGGTAAAGTGTGCCGGCTGGTGTACATGTCGGATATGGTGCGGCGCGACGTGGAGCCGGAACTAAACCCCGAGGGCCAGCTGCTGAGCTTCGCCGATGAATATCCGTTCTTGCTCATCGGCCAAAGCTCGCTCGATGACTTGAATGGCCGTCTCACAGAGTCTGTATTGATGGACCGGTTTCGGCCCAACCTCGTGGTTAGCGGTGGGCCAGCCTTCGGCGAAGACACCTGGGAGCAGTTCCAGATTGGCGACGTCACGTTTCGGGCGGTGCGGGCCTGCGGACGCTGCGTAATGACCACTGTCAACCAGCAAACGGCGTTGAAAAGCGCCCATGGCGAACCGCTGCGTACCCTGGCCAGCTACCGTACCATAGGCGGCAAGGTGATGTTTGGCCAGAACCTAACCGTTTCGGGCCGTGGGCAGCTACGCGTTGGGGATACCGTTGAGCTACTTAGCGTGAAGCCGTAG
- a CDS encoding DUF805 domain-containing protein, protein MEQFALIRGRLGRLAYGTQLAVLLAPLYIVHPLAAPSHWWYLVLATLLVIVCTGLAALLAVRRLHDIGVSGWYALVLLVPVLNLPGLLLLLLLPSKPGQNRWGMAPLQQVRSTALRFHPSRFRLVLPRHVKLGRVQARSAS, encoded by the coding sequence ATGGAGCAGTTCGCACTCATCCGAGGCCGCCTTGGCCGCCTAGCTTATGGCACGCAGCTAGCTGTACTGCTGGCTCCGTTATATATAGTGCACCCATTAGCAGCCCCTTCTCACTGGTGGTATTTGGTGCTGGCTACGCTGCTGGTTATTGTGTGCACGGGTCTGGCTGCATTGCTTGCCGTGCGTCGTTTGCACGATATAGGGGTGAGCGGCTGGTACGCCCTCGTTCTGCTAGTACCAGTGCTCAACTTGCCCGGCTTGCTATTGCTGCTGTTGTTGCCTAGCAAGCCAGGACAAAACAGGTGGGGAATGGCTCCGCTTCAGCAGGTTCGCTCCACCGCCTTGCGCTTCCACCCAAGTAGGTTTCGGCTGGTGCTGCCGCGCCATGTCAAGCTGGGCCGGGTTCAGGCACGTAGTGCTTCCTGA
- a CDS encoding S8 family peptidase: MSLLISSRLRGFGLAILLPFTGVAQNVVPGASPVVPVQQWFHLDPTTDKVMGVSAQRTYNELLKSRTSTPVVVAIIDAGIDTAHTDLKRLLWTNSREIAGNGQDDDKNGYVDDVHGWNFLGGKDGRNVDVETYEDTRMLAKLKPLYEGKSRTAVPTAKRAEYDLYQKVKSSQASKIAENTTQYESLSENYRLTEAGAENLRQALNVPRLDTATLHRLRPTDPNLLRAVLSLDTNLRSSGYPDLETVLKDMKEGMDQSKSLLDYSLNPTYNPRATIIGDDPNNVADRLYGNRDVHGPDPSHGTHVAGIIGADRTNTLGILGIANNVRLMAVRAVPNGDERDKDVANAIRYAVDNGASIINMSFGKYYSPQRAAVEEAIQYAEKKGVLLVHSAGNESQDIDTNVEFPSPVYLSGKRIPNMITVGATARLNDNQMVAEFSNYGKKNVDVFAPGHQIYSTLPGQEYGNKSGTSMASPVVTGIAAVLKSYFPKLTAEDMKRIILQSAVVYHTKVLMPGTKKEVDFAELSSTGGLVNLYQAVQLAARQTP; this comes from the coding sequence ATGTCATTACTTATTTCTTCTCGGCTGCGTGGTTTCGGCCTGGCCATTTTGTTGCCTTTCACTGGCGTCGCTCAGAACGTGGTACCGGGTGCTTCCCCCGTTGTGCCCGTGCAGCAGTGGTTTCACCTCGACCCTACCACCGACAAGGTGATGGGGGTAAGTGCCCAACGCACTTACAACGAGCTATTGAAAAGCCGCACCTCCACTCCCGTAGTAGTGGCCATTATTGATGCCGGCATCGATACGGCGCACACCGACCTGAAGCGGCTGCTCTGGACCAACTCCCGCGAAATAGCCGGCAATGGTCAGGACGACGACAAAAACGGCTACGTGGACGACGTGCACGGCTGGAATTTCTTGGGTGGCAAAGACGGCCGCAACGTGGACGTGGAAACCTACGAGGACACGCGCATGCTCGCCAAGCTCAAGCCGCTCTACGAAGGCAAAAGCCGCACAGCTGTTCCCACCGCCAAGCGGGCCGAGTACGACTTGTACCAAAAAGTAAAGAGCAGCCAAGCCAGCAAAATTGCGGAAAACACCACGCAGTACGAATCGCTAAGCGAAAACTACCGTCTGACAGAGGCGGGAGCCGAAAACCTTCGGCAAGCGCTGAACGTGCCGCGCCTGGATACGGCCACGCTGCACCGCCTGCGCCCCACCGACCCCAACCTGTTGCGCGCCGTGCTTAGTCTGGATACCAACCTGCGGTCATCGGGCTACCCTGACCTCGAGACGGTGCTCAAGGACATGAAAGAAGGCATGGACCAAAGCAAGAGCTTGCTAGACTACAGCCTCAATCCAACCTATAACCCGCGGGCTACCATCATTGGCGACGACCCCAACAATGTGGCTGACCGCCTGTATGGCAACCGCGACGTACATGGCCCCGACCCTTCCCATGGCACGCACGTGGCGGGCATCATCGGGGCCGACCGCACCAACACCCTGGGCATTCTGGGCATAGCCAACAACGTACGCCTGATGGCGGTGCGGGCGGTACCCAACGGCGATGAGCGCGACAAAGACGTGGCCAACGCCATTCGGTACGCCGTTGACAACGGGGCGAGCATCATCAACATGAGCTTCGGCAAATACTACTCTCCCCAGCGCGCGGCCGTGGAAGAAGCCATTCAGTATGCCGAAAAGAAAGGCGTGCTCCTGGTGCATTCAGCGGGCAACGAAAGCCAGGACATCGATACCAACGTGGAATTTCCGTCGCCGGTGTACCTCAGCGGCAAGCGCATTCCCAACATGATAACGGTGGGAGCCACTGCCCGCTTGAACGACAACCAAATGGTGGCCGAATTCTCCAACTACGGCAAGAAAAACGTGGACGTGTTTGCTCCTGGGCACCAGATATACTCCACGCTGCCAGGCCAGGAATACGGCAACAAAAGCGGCACGAGCATGGCCTCGCCAGTAGTGACTGGTATTGCAGCCGTGCTGAAATCATACTTCCCGAAACTCACCGCCGAAGACATGAAGCGCATCATTCTACAGTCGGCAGTGGTGTATCACACCAAGGTACTGATGCCGGGCACCAAGAAAGAGGTGGACTTCGCAGAGCTATCCAGCACGGGTGGTTTAGTGAACCTCTACCAAGCAGTACAGCTAGCAGCTCGTCAAACTCCGTAG
- a CDS encoding T9SS type A sorting domain-containing protein — MQLSWETASEQDSRGYEVQVSTDSRTFRSLQFVPSQTEGSSVQRRKYTYLDTEAGKTGVRYYRLRQEDFDGKEVYYGPQVVSFGKANALAALTAAPNPFSSGLTLTLSAQEGNRSGTVAVTDMLGRTVFNQPLLVNAGTSQIELPELSGLPKGLYHLRLSLNGEQQAVKLLKE, encoded by the coding sequence GTGCAGCTGAGCTGGGAAACTGCCTCCGAGCAGGACAGCCGTGGGTACGAAGTACAGGTATCAACCGACAGCCGTACGTTCCGGAGCTTGCAGTTTGTACCAAGCCAAACCGAAGGTAGCAGCGTTCAGCGCCGCAAATACACCTACCTTGACACTGAAGCAGGCAAAACAGGTGTGCGCTACTACCGCTTACGGCAGGAAGACTTCGATGGCAAGGAAGTCTACTATGGACCCCAAGTGGTCAGCTTCGGTAAGGCAAACGCATTGGCAGCACTAACTGCCGCGCCCAATCCTTTCAGCAGCGGCCTGACGTTGACCCTGTCTGCGCAGGAAGGTAACCGCTCCGGTACCGTAGCAGTAACGGACATGCTAGGACGTACGGTGTTCAACCAGCCTTTGCTCGTGAATGCCGGCACCAGCCAAATTGAACTGCCCGAACTGAGTGGTCTGCCCAAAGGCTTATATCACCTACGCCTAAGCCTCAACGGGGAGCAACAAGCAGTGAAGCTCCTAAAAGAATAA
- a CDS encoding PIG-L family deacetylase: protein MMRLRSLCAAVLLAALPLLPASVAVAQTPKTYSSSEILLGLKKLNVLGSVMYLAAHPDDENTRLIAYMANDRLLETAYLSCTRGDGGQNLIGPELREQLGVIRTQELLAARRIDGGQQFFTRANDFGFSKTAEETFTIWNKEQVLSDMVWVIRQRRPDVLITRFPPDSRAGHGHHTASAILAAEAFDAAGDPKRFPEQLKYVHVWQPKRLFWNTGSFFVKAGEDMSGYLKLDAGGYNPLLGQSYGEIAARSRSQHKSQGFGSSATRGEALEYLQFVKGEKATKDPFEGINQSWNRLPGGADIGRMLGEVIRKYDPANPAASVLDLLALRQEMSGWGAQYGNRRVEQADWFWIKTKVQELDQLIQACSGLYLEATATEPSVASGQKLQVNVSALNRSMVSVAVMNVGANGFNIDNRVKKDLLPGQTLTLPLTLPLSKQVPASQPYWLQQPGTVGMYTVPAQLTVAQGDTSSYIVKGLHHSVSKRVVTKVQQLQQHELVGNPETPGYLTVSVEVAVQGKQIFYQVPVLYKSTDPVEGEKYRPLAVVPPVAVNIGGRAYVFAENQPKTVPVTLRAGKAGVKGSIALALPAGWKAEPASISFDIASKDAEQTVQFQVQPGAGAAAGKSELRAVATVDGQQYSRGYQAIEYNHIPTQTLFPEAVAPLVKLDLKRKGQEIGYLMGAGDEVPDALRQIGYTVTLLKPEDITDQNLRRFDAVVLGIRAYNTLDRLKTLQPTLLRYVENGGNMVVQYVVSRGTVMPQIGPYPLTLSNDRVTVENAAITFLNPQQPLLNSPNKITAKDFEGWVQEQGLYYPSQWDAKYQPVISSHDPNEPVKESAILVANYGKGHYIYTGLSLFRELPAGVPGAYRLLTNMVSLGK from the coding sequence ATGATGCGCCTACGTTCTCTTTGCGCGGCTGTGCTATTAGCGGCGCTGCCGCTGTTGCCGGCTTCGGTTGCTGTTGCTCAAACACCCAAAACCTACTCTTCTTCGGAAATACTGCTGGGGCTGAAAAAGTTGAATGTGCTGGGCTCGGTAATGTACCTGGCCGCTCACCCCGACGACGAAAACACCCGCCTGATTGCCTACATGGCCAATGACCGCCTGCTGGAAACCGCCTACCTCAGCTGCACCCGCGGCGACGGCGGCCAGAACCTCATTGGCCCCGAGTTGCGCGAACAACTCGGCGTGATTCGGACGCAGGAACTGCTGGCTGCCCGCCGCATTGATGGGGGCCAACAGTTTTTCACGCGTGCCAACGACTTCGGCTTCTCGAAAACCGCCGAGGAAACCTTCACCATCTGGAACAAAGAGCAAGTGCTTTCCGACATGGTATGGGTGATTCGGCAGCGCCGCCCCGACGTGCTGATTACCCGCTTCCCACCCGACAGCCGCGCTGGCCACGGCCACCATACGGCGTCGGCCATCTTGGCCGCCGAAGCCTTTGATGCCGCCGGTGACCCCAAGCGCTTCCCTGAGCAACTAAAGTATGTGCATGTTTGGCAGCCCAAACGCCTGTTTTGGAACACAGGTAGCTTCTTCGTGAAGGCTGGTGAAGATATGAGTGGCTACCTCAAGCTCGATGCGGGTGGCTACAATCCGTTGCTAGGCCAGAGCTACGGCGAAATTGCCGCGCGTAGCCGCAGCCAGCACAAAAGCCAGGGCTTTGGTTCTAGCGCCACGCGCGGCGAAGCGCTGGAGTACTTGCAGTTTGTGAAAGGCGAGAAGGCGACCAAAGACCCATTTGAAGGCATAAACCAAAGCTGGAACCGCCTACCGGGTGGGGCGGACATTGGCAGGATGCTGGGAGAGGTGATTCGGAAGTACGACCCGGCCAATCCGGCGGCTAGCGTGCTAGACCTGTTAGCGCTCAGACAAGAGATGAGCGGGTGGGGAGCACAGTACGGGAACCGTCGGGTGGAGCAAGCCGATTGGTTTTGGATTAAAACCAAAGTACAAGAGCTGGATCAACTCATTCAGGCTTGTTCGGGGTTGTATTTGGAAGCAACCGCTACAGAACCGAGTGTGGCATCGGGACAAAAGTTGCAAGTAAACGTGTCGGCACTGAATCGTTCGATGGTGTCGGTAGCCGTTATGAACGTAGGTGCCAACGGATTCAACATAGATAACAGAGTAAAAAAGGATTTGCTGCCAGGACAAACCTTGACGTTGCCGCTGACGCTACCGTTAAGCAAACAAGTGCCTGCGTCGCAGCCGTATTGGTTACAGCAGCCTGGCACAGTAGGAATGTATACCGTGCCTGCTCAACTAACAGTAGCGCAAGGAGATACGTCGTCTTACATAGTTAAGGGCCTACACCATAGCGTAAGTAAGCGGGTGGTAACCAAAGTACAGCAGCTTCAGCAACACGAGCTAGTTGGCAATCCTGAGACGCCGGGGTATTTGACCGTTTCTGTAGAAGTAGCCGTGCAGGGAAAACAGATTTTCTATCAGGTGCCCGTGCTCTACAAAAGCACCGATCCGGTAGAGGGGGAGAAGTACCGCCCACTAGCCGTGGTGCCGCCCGTTGCGGTAAACATCGGCGGCCGGGCGTATGTCTTTGCCGAAAATCAGCCCAAGACGGTGCCCGTGACGCTGCGGGCCGGTAAGGCGGGTGTGAAGGGAAGTATAGCCCTGGCGCTACCCGCCGGCTGGAAAGCCGAGCCGGCCAGCATTTCGTTTGATATTGCCAGCAAAGACGCCGAGCAAACCGTACAGTTTCAGGTGCAGCCCGGAGCGGGTGCGGCAGCTGGCAAAAGCGAGCTGCGCGCCGTAGCTACCGTGGATGGGCAGCAGTATTCACGCGGCTACCAAGCCATTGAATACAACCATATTCCAACCCAAACTCTGTTTCCCGAAGCTGTGGCCCCACTCGTAAAGCTGGACCTCAAGCGCAAGGGCCAGGAAATTGGCTACCTGATGGGCGCCGGCGACGAAGTGCCCGATGCGCTGCGCCAGATTGGCTATACGGTTACGCTGCTCAAACCCGAGGACATCACCGACCAGAACCTGCGCCGCTTTGATGCCGTGGTGTTGGGTATCCGGGCCTACAACACGCTGGACCGGCTGAAAACCTTGCAGCCCACGCTGCTGCGCTACGTCGAGAATGGGGGCAACATGGTGGTGCAGTACGTGGTGAGCCGTGGCACGGTGATGCCGCAAATTGGACCATATCCGCTTACGCTCTCCAACGACCGGGTGACGGTGGAAAACGCGGCCATTACGTTCCTGAATCCGCAGCAACCCTTGCTCAATAGTCCGAACAAGATAACCGCCAAAGATTTCGAAGGCTGGGTGCAGGAGCAGGGCCTCTACTATCCGTCGCAGTGGGATGCCAAGTATCAGCCCGTCATCAGCAGCCACGACCCCAACGAGCCCGTCAAGGAAAGCGCTATCCTGGTGGCCAACTACGGCAAGGGCCATTACATCTACACGGGCCTCTCTCTCTTCCGGGAACTGCCGGCCGGCGTGCCGGGTGCGTACCGCCTTTTAACAAATATGGTGTCCTTAGGTAAGTAA